The Medicago truncatula cultivar Jemalong A17 chromosome 7, MtrunA17r5.0-ANR, whole genome shotgun sequence genome includes the window taaaattagaagtttctattttttgctaaaaaaaacaagtaataaaattagaagatttttttttatgagagaaTGAACTTACAAAAATACTAGGGAACTAATCTAACGATACTACACACATATTACAccaagactattacttttcccacctcATGTCTTTCCTCGCACGccgtattttttttcaattttatccctGGTCTGGATTTCGTTTTTCGGATTGCAgtgttagaattttgcagatgtttccagatttgaaaatccagaataatgttttaccagaaagttttgcaattttaatcttcaaaattcgtaaaataaaatgcaaataaaataaaaaaacagaaataaaaagacacaaacataaaaacaatccattttaataatatatgaacaatacattacaataattttcaagctttttaagcttattacataagatcctaaatctatttctaatctcctatgagcctaattctaatctcctaagagcctaaCCACTAGTATATGATGGGACATATCAGTAACTTGCCTATTGGAGGAAGAGGAgggagggaagaagaaaactaTGCCCCTGAGGGAGGTGgggggtgctcaaacttacgccCAGGCAGGTCAagctaagaaccacactgaTCCACATGACCTCAGATGAACCGCGCTTCGTTGCAGCGCAGTTTCATCCTCATTAaccgttcatacaaaccctgaaagttttcaacgaggcctttatctatgaaaggccaacgatgggAAACCATGGtcgtagaaggaagaagaggaggagagggtgggagaggatggtgtgagaaatggtggggtTTGGAAGGCTATTTATAGGGAGGGATGGGCAAAAACGGTTGGGAGgccataaatgcagtcaaaaaacgcgttttaccacgtttttttttttacttgaccaCTTACAAAAATGTGCGGTGTAGACCAGCGGCTATGACTGATGCATTTCGGAATATAAAATCCGGAATGCACATCTGTTTTCCGGAATATATTTTTCGGATTAATGCGATAATGGTGAACGAGAGAAAAGTTGACACTTCCTGTAGGGCTAAGGGCGTTCCGGAATGTAAAATCCGGAAAGATTCAGAGCCATTAATGTGGGTTTGGACGGTTACAACAACCACTAACACGTTTTTATTGACTGTATTAATGACCTAgaacttgttttaggctataatagacttccatcttcaacaaatatctTCATTgttcacttcacctcttttcttacattttcttcaattgttttctagttttttaggggtgtcaatggtgtcatggtcattgttgaccgttcataggAACCCTGCAATTGCAATGCATTGCAGCTTATGTGGGGTTCATATAACGGTTAACAGAGAcctttgacatcaaagaaagacatagaaaattacataacatcTGTCCGGATTTCTGTTTTCGGAAACACTAACAATCTggtccggattacgtaatccgaaccagaggtattttagtaaattttgtaGAGTGCGCGAGGAGGCagcagggtgggaaaagtaatagtcttacATCAAACCGAAGCTTAAGAGTTACAAGAACAAAGAGATTGAAGAATAAAAGAACCATGATGACCCAAGTTGACAAGAAAATGAGTACAAGAGTATACTCCTATAAATATGCTTCAAAGAGATATTCCTGGCCGAAAGATGGATAAGGTGAAGAGCCACACAATGTGAGTTGAAGTACGCCGAACAACTATATAACAATCAATCACCTTTCACGAATCATAGATAGAGATCCAAACTAATGAATTTACTCAGACGTTCTTCTTTAACAAGAAAAGAGGATCACAAACTTCTCAAATTTGATCACAATCTTTAAGAAAAAGCATAATTGTTTTCTCATAAGCACCATATCAAATATAAGTAGAATCATTAGTCATATGACGAATTTTGCTCTCAACATTTGTATGGAGGCGACCATCATAAAGCTTCCAAAAATAAGTCTAAATAAATCCTGAGAACCTGGCACAATTCCACCCCTAGaaagtataaattttaaatgtaaTATAACGTTACATTCTTTCAATCATTTCAATGCACATAAAAAACAACCATAAGGAGATAGGAAGGAAGGGGTGGAAATTGAAGTTGAGAAAAGGTTGGAGAAGATAGTCGCACAGGTCAGGAAGAATATTTTAAGTGCCCTAAAACATTGTTTATAGATAGTTGTACTTTTATCATATTGAGAAGAGATAGATatacttaactttttttatgaaCGACTACCTTGCTAGAAAATCATAAAACATTACTACTTAAGAGCTTAATGAACGAAAACATTGTTTGAAAATCTCAACAATATTTAAGAGCTCAAAACCATAAAATTACTATGTGTTTTTGTAAGAAATTATCATGTGGCATTTCCAACACAGAAAATAAATCAAGCATGCTATGTGGTTTTAATTGCTTTAGTAACAATAACATCATGTTTaacttttctttgaaaaatatcaTGTTTACCTGTTGTACCAAGAAAATCATGTTCACATGTAAAAACACTAACTTCAAATAAATCCTACTCAGACACATTTTACAGCAAAGGGAATGTCACCCCACCATGAATGCCCTTTCTAAACGATGTTTGTCTTGAAAAAACCAGTATGGTAGCAAAGAAAATTAAAGGAAGAATCAAACCATAAACAACTCTGCTAATCTTAGCACATAGAATTTCAAAATAACATTGGTAGCTGAAACAATGACTGTAAAGGAAGAATTGCTTCAACATCCGAGATTCGTGCTGCTCTTAGCATATAgaattttaaaacaatatatGCATCAATCAATCCAAGATTGcttcaacattttttattctaacaaaaaaaaaaaacattcacatCGTAAAAAACCCCCCAAATAGTAATTGAACTGCAAGAGTCTCATCTCAAGTTTAACTATCATTTATGTTGACATTCCATGACCAAGGTGAACCAATtaattcaaaaccaataaacaaCCAAATTAAGCCTCTGGGCGAGACTTCACAATGAAATTCTGGTGACTAATAGGATTCATGACGACTGGAGGACCAGCAGTGCGAGGCCATGCATTAAACTTCTTGTCAGTCTCTTCTTGCCATGCCGGGTTTGAAGCTGTGGCACACACAGTACCTGAAGAAAGAATATGAAGTTACAAACAGCTGAAATAACAACAAAATGTAAATCGATCCATATAGAAAAGCATAACTTACCTCCAAATATCTTTTTGTCTGAAACATAATAATCACAGACCCATGCAATTCCAAATGATCCAATTAAGGAAGCTACGATATACTTGCCTGACATGATGAAAACTTAAACTgtatacaaacaaaaaataattaactccATTTTAATAGATAAATATATTGACAAAAGGAGAGAAATATCCATCTCTATACAGAAAACAAATGATAAAACTGACGAAAAAATTGTGAGATCAACAACCAGTCTGGCAGAAAACAAGATTCCTCTAATCCTATTAACTCGTGAACATAACAACAGAAATCTCTGAttttaaatctccataattGCCGCTAAATGCTAAATAtcctaaaaactaaaaacacaacaatattagattccaacctatgaagcacatatACTCCTAGGATTAGGCGTGTCCAACACCAAGACAACACCaacacatatgattacattgaaatatgtcattttctcaaattattatgagTGTGTGTCCAATGTCTGTGTCTGTCCTTCATAGATTCCAACACATACATGCAGAAATATAAATAAGTGTTTAATGGCTATGCACCATCGTTGAACTAAATCGCTAAATCATCTTTAAACGTAAAATGACAATATGAACAAACCATgagatttgaatgaatgaaaggGTAAAGGGGTTTGCAGTTGGCACTCTCATTGTATATATCCATTTAACACACCATATCAAAAATGTTAGCAGAAGGGGCATACATCAAAGTCAATAAACTATAAACATTTAACAATCCCTATATTGCATGTAGCAAATATTTATAGATTTttccaaaaactaaaaacattaattaatatacCTACATGATGGTGAAATGTGAACAAAAATTCGAAAAAATTAAGAATCAACGAAGGGAATCAAAATTGCACAAAAAATTCCAACACACAAATTGAATAACCTAAATTCCAATATCAATTAAAAACAGAATTGGAAAaactaattgaagaaaaataaaatcgatagaaaaaataagcaaagaagaaaattataatGAACATTAAGAAATGGACCCTACTCATTTTTGACAGAATCGAATCAATAGAGAAGCATAAAAAGCGTTTAAAACAGAAAGATAACCGAATTAACAGAGTTATATATTTGAGATAAAGATTCAGAGCGCGTAGAGAGAAGATTGCTAGGGTTAGGGTTCGTACCTGAAGCTAGAGATCTACTTGTTTTGTTCAATGATGCAAAATGAAGATGGCAGAGATTGCGATTTCTATTACTCCAAGAGCCAGAAACGTTTTTGTTGTAGTTTTTGTGTTATATATATACGGGCTTACCCACTTGGCCCAGTATTGTAATATAGAGTTGAGCTATGATAAggtcttgctatttgcacccgCTTTTGTTTTGATATGCATAGGGGCCATCCACTTTTCTATTTGTGGTGTGTCGAGCAATAAATGTGACCACCTCTCTTAGCCGAGATTTGAACTTTGGTTTGTCATGTAATGAAAGTCTAACTTCTTCCACTAGACTCAATTGTTAGTCAATGTTATTTTTTACTATAGCTTAGTTAGAGCATATGactccttaaaaataaaatattagaataTTGACAAGTGAATTTTTATACTTTTGGGAGAAGTTTGTGgaggggatttttttttttaaggaaagcgGATGGGGAAGTTAAGATAGAAAATAGTGTTAATTGCTTGATTTTACTAAGAAAATAGTGTATGTAAgttttgtctatttttttttttttttttaggtcaaGTAGCTTAGTTGTTAGAATTCACTTtatataaggtgaataagtggggtgtccgaggttcgaaccccggcccctgcatataataatgcattatcctaccaactgagctatgctcacgggacaattttgtctatttttcttattacaCCCCAAATGTATGAGTAGTCCATTTTAATTAACTTTAGGAACATAGGTTAATGTGTTTTGAAAGTTAATATTTAGACAAACAGTGGTACAGTACAtgagtttacttaaaaaatctttaaaaaaaatgcgtGTTTCATAAGAGGGGgaagaaaatcaaatttacaaaaaaatggtgtactaaaaaacaaatagaaGTTCAAACATAACTTTGACTCATAtagaattgatatttttttaaaaattttatttcaaacgTAACAACGAGAGTATAATCACTACTCTCTtcaatcactattataagcaaatattgtattttcatgttcattgaataattgatgtttaTAATATAGTCCGAATATATAAGGTATTTAATAAATCtataaaagaaatatttgtttataatgGTGATAAGATGAGTAAATTGTTTAAATAGACTATGTTATACTTTAAGCAATTGGTGTGACGCTAACTTAGTTTGTCATGTTTAATTTGCATGTAGTAttcttttaaaattgaattttagctTTCCAGAACACTACTCCAACTTGAATTTTTAGTGAGATACTAttaaatggtgaaaagtgaatGAAAAACCGAAGTTCAACTTAAAtaattttactttaaattgaTGTTGATAGAAATATGAACATTTTGTTGTGGAGCTCGATCTAAAATATCTTCTAATTCTTATGATTTACAAGGACTGCATAGCATGAAGCCTTTCCAGGCCAACATACACAAGGTTAGGTGacaaaaataatgaagaaattTAATATCGAAAATTCAGAAACACAACTCATTATATATGATCAAAACAGCAGCAATATAATATTTCCAGACATATCTTGGCCTTAGCAACATCGAGTTTACGTTTCTTAGAAACCTAACTGCTTTCTTCATTATGTTATCTTACATCTACAGGATCAACAACCGGCAGCTTTCAGAAAATTATCAAAGGGACTTGATGTTGGCAATTGGAATAAGTGAGGTTGATCTTGATATTCTACTCCACACAAATTTGGAACCGGGACAGAAGTTGGTTGGTACAATTCCACAAAATTATCATCAAAGAGAGGAGTTTCCACCTGCATGTATATATAAACTTAATTAGATattccatttaaaaaatttatatgtaaaTACTAATGTAATAAAGTTGTTGGCCATAATAAAGGCATTAGCCTTAAAGTTGTAGACATATATGTTTAGTAAATGTGGATACAAAAGCAAGGAAGTACCTTCTGATTGTCCACATGGGAAGATGAATCCATATTTTTCGATTCATTATTGTGATTCGGTAGAGGGGGGTTTGTTGAACATTCTTGCTTCTGAACGTTACTCATCAATCTGGACATCTCGCGCTTTCCCATCATAAGTACCTCACAGTTATCAGCCATATGCTCGTAAGGCGTATCAAATGCAGTTGATACAGAAATCCTCCCAGCAGCAGGCTGGGATGGGTCGAAAACCTGCACTCAAAAGTGTGGTGCCAAATTTTGTATCATTGATATGAGAAGAGCTTATAATAAAATCCAATGAAAACAAAATGTACGAGGGCAAGCAATGCGTCACATACTAATTCTAAAAGTTGATTAGCACTTAAAAGGCTAGGGACCTCCGTGGACAATCTTGGACTTTGTTTTAATTGACtttcaaataattcataaatGAAGTCGTCGTCAATTGTTGAAGCATCCTGAAAATGTAAAAGTAATGACGTCCATCACAACTTGCAAttataaacaaagaaaataataacatgtagacatttttgttagttttggaGCAAAATTCATGCTTCAGAAATCCACATGACAGACCTTTCTGGGAACATTCAAGGTCAACTGAGATCCTAGTTCAGATGTAGCATCCGGTGAGAATTCTTCTAGAAGTTTCTCCTTTATTGACAATAATTCAACCTGCACAAAAGACCAAAGGTTCAGAATGTTGAGAAATGGGAATACATTTATACCCTTGACAGCCCAAAGCATATACAAGAAGCAAGAGctttacttttgaaaaaatgtcCAAGCTTCTTAAGATTTCAGAAGCAAAGGATTCCTGTGTTTGGTGTGCCGAAGTCAATAATTCTGAAAGTGTTTGTAAGGCCCTCTCATCATCTTCTTTGGATCCATAGTTGATGGCCAGATTGTCAAGTGCAAAGCTGACCGCCTGCAACTTGTCTTCAACTAAATGAAGGAAGGGGTCAACCTGATTCCAGAATGTAAAAACTAAgggtttaaaagatgatttaTTTCCAAGAATCCTCTAAAAGAGAATCCAAGATCACGCCTTTAAATTTGACGGCAAATGCTAACCAGTGCCTTATGTAACATGTTGCTTTCCATTAAacaatttctaatttttattccTTAACCAGTTCCCTATCTATTAATTTGATGGCTCGATCTGAGACATCACATACATTGTTGAAACATATGTCTTACCTTTATCTCTGTAAGCACTTCCTTGGTACTATGGACAAGAGGGACAATGTTGTACGCTTTTGAAGAAAACATAATCATCGAAATTGCCAAAATAAAGAGTGATCTCCGACGAGATGGTGGCAATGGCCCTGCAAAAGCAGTAGGAATTAATAGCTGAAAGGATTGACATTCCAACGTCACAGTAAGTTTGCACTATCCTGGTATCTTTTTGGCATCCACTCCCAACAGAAATGTATCCGGTTTATAGTAGAATGGATATaaagaatatttttcaaatggTGGTTTATTTTGCAAGACTTGCTTGGTAATTAACTTGTGTAATTCATGAAAAGTACTAGTTTCTTATCAATCACAACGCAACATTTCACATTCAACTGGTTGCTCAACGTTGAGCTGCTCAACATTGCAATTCACATTCTTCTG containing:
- the LOC25499034 gene encoding uncharacterized protein; translated protein: MSGKYIVASLIGSFGIAWVCDYYVSDKKIFGGTVCATASNPAWQEETDKKFNAWPRTAGPPVVMNPISHQNFIVKSRPEA